A single region of the Aurantiacibacter sp. MUD11 genome encodes:
- a CDS encoding J domain-containing protein, producing the protein MLRWLVIAGVILLFYRWILGRWPWQPKMSTRNQALFRARRLLGVEHNANRSEIIAAHKRLVAMVHPDRGGTNQQVHEANAARDLLLDELPDAVE; encoded by the coding sequence ATGCTGCGCTGGCTCGTCATCGCCGGTGTCATCCTGCTGTTCTACCGCTGGATTCTGGGTCGCTGGCCGTGGCAGCCCAAGATGTCGACCCGCAACCAGGCACTGTTCCGCGCACGGCGGTTGCTGGGTGTCGAACACAATGCCAATCGGTCTGAAATAATTGCCGCGCATAAGCGGCTGGTCGCCATGGTCCACCCGGATCGCGGCGGCACCAACCAGCAGGTGCACGAAGCCAACGCCGCGCGCGACCTGCTGCTGGACGAACTGCCCGACGCTGTGGAATAG
- a CDS encoding MFS transporter, giving the protein MASIVGGSQKLILSRSKSLRLITLFLFYFTQGFPVGVFFYAIPAWMSVGGASTAEVASVVAAAGLPWSLKLVNGFIIDRYTFLPMGRRRVWIIGAQALISLSLLAGAAISPLPGDIVMLAALAFLSNAAVTFQDVGIDSLAVDIMEEDERAKAAGIMMAAQLLGIAAATSLGGLLFNGYGITVGLIGLALVPAGVMLHGIIIRERGNERRLPWTQGESHPKNRAVQVTAWMPLVRGAAKAIVVPLSILMLPIMMARSVAYGVFEAYHPELFTQGAGWGINDYTSLISTSTMVSGLVGLIIGGLVIDRIGAQRALTLAAAACAVLLFVMGFATSLWTVDWWLTAFILMFDIFAFFYVASFIPICMQLCVPAVAATQFTVYMAIGNFGRPIGAMIAAWTEGDLGMPAMMYLIAGAACAASAGALLFVRYAPNREVVAEVAEELPQGEGLPPKLD; this is encoded by the coding sequence ATGGCCAGTATTGTGGGGGGCTCACAGAAGCTCATTCTTTCGCGTAGCAAGTCACTTCGACTTATTACGCTGTTTTTATTCTATTTTACGCAAGGTTTTCCTGTCGGGGTGTTCTTTTACGCGATCCCGGCGTGGATGTCGGTCGGTGGCGCTTCGACGGCCGAAGTGGCGTCCGTGGTGGCCGCGGCAGGCCTGCCATGGTCGCTCAAGCTCGTGAATGGCTTCATCATCGATCGTTATACATTCCTGCCGATGGGTCGGCGCCGGGTCTGGATCATCGGTGCGCAGGCGCTGATTTCCCTGTCGCTGCTCGCCGGCGCGGCCATCAGCCCGCTCCCCGGAGATATCGTCATGCTTGCCGCGCTGGCGTTCCTCTCCAATGCTGCCGTCACTTTCCAGGATGTCGGCATCGACAGCCTCGCCGTGGACATCATGGAGGAGGACGAACGCGCCAAGGCTGCCGGGATCATGATGGCAGCCCAGCTGCTGGGAATTGCGGCGGCAACTTCGCTGGGCGGCCTGTTGTTCAACGGATACGGCATTACCGTGGGATTGATCGGGCTGGCTCTCGTCCCGGCCGGGGTAATGCTGCACGGCATCATCATCCGGGAGCGCGGCAACGAACGGCGGCTGCCGTGGACTCAAGGTGAAAGTCACCCGAAGAACCGCGCGGTGCAGGTGACTGCATGGATGCCGCTGGTGCGCGGTGCGGCCAAGGCGATCGTCGTTCCGCTCAGCATACTGATGCTGCCAATCATGATGGCACGCTCGGTCGCTTACGGCGTATTCGAAGCCTACCATCCGGAACTGTTCACTCAGGGCGCCGGTTGGGGAATAAATGACTACACCAGCCTCATCTCGACCTCGACCATGGTCAGCGGCCTCGTCGGGCTGATTATCGGCGGTCTGGTGATCGACAGGATCGGAGCGCAACGTGCGCTGACGCTCGCGGCGGCGGCTTGCGCCGTCTTGCTGTTCGTCATGGGCTTCGCGACGAGCTTGTGGACTGTCGACTGGTGGCTGACCGCCTTCATCCTGATGTTTGACATCTTCGCGTTCTTCTATGTCGCCTCGTTCATCCCGATCTGCATGCAGCTCTGCGTCCCTGCCGTCGCGGCGACCCAGTTCACGGTCTACATGGCGATAGGCAACTTCGGCCGCCCGATCGGGGCAATGATTGCAGCCTGGACCGAAGGCGATCTCGGGATGCCGGCCATGATGTATCTGATTGCCGGCGCTGCCTGTGCCGCTTCGGCCGGGGCTCTCCTGTTCGTGAGATATGCGCCCAACCGGGAGGTCGTTGCCGAGGTCGCGGAAGAACTGCCGCAGGGGGAAGGACTGCCGCCCAAGCTTGACTAG
- the pgmG gene encoding phosphoglucomutase/phosphomannomutase PgmG yields the protein MNHTFHPTVLREYDIRGIIGETLGPDDARAIGRGFGTLLRRDLADLDRAPKVAVGYDGRVSSPMLEHALVEGLTASGCDVRRIGMGATPMLYYAEASAEEVDGGIQITGSHNPASYNGFKMVFRGRPFFGADIQLLGKMGAEGDWVDGSGEVESVEIIEEYIERLLSALSGIDQGSLASLKVGWDAGNGAAGPALELLAKRLPGEHHLLFTEVDGNFPNHHPDPTVEANLADLRRLVAEKNLDFGVAFDGDGDRIGAIDGEGRVIWGDQLLMIYAEDLLGRLPNSTIIADVKASRALFDHVSACGGTPLMWKTGHSLIKSKMKEVSSPLAGEMSGHVFFADEYYGFDDALYAGVRLLAASARLGKSVTQLRGEMPDMLNTPEMRFQVDESRKFAAIDEVKARLTGDDVPAGTEVNATDGVRVNTPDGWWLLRASNTQDVLVARAESDSEDGLERLMAQIDEQLALSGLERGESVGH from the coding sequence ATGAATCACACATTCCACCCCACCGTCCTGCGTGAATACGACATTCGCGGGATCATCGGCGAAACCCTGGGCCCGGACGATGCGCGTGCCATCGGACGCGGTTTCGGCACGCTGCTGCGGCGGGACCTGGCGGACCTGGACCGGGCGCCGAAAGTGGCGGTGGGTTACGACGGGCGCGTCAGCTCGCCCATGCTCGAACATGCGCTGGTCGAAGGGCTGACCGCCAGCGGCTGCGACGTTCGCCGCATCGGCATGGGCGCAACGCCGATGCTCTACTATGCGGAAGCCTCAGCTGAAGAGGTGGATGGCGGCATTCAGATAACTGGCAGCCACAATCCCGCCAGTTACAATGGCTTCAAGATGGTATTTCGGGGCCGACCCTTCTTCGGTGCCGATATCCAGCTGCTCGGGAAGATGGGCGCCGAGGGGGACTGGGTCGACGGGTCCGGCGAAGTCGAGAGTGTCGAGATCATCGAGGAGTATATCGAGCGTCTCCTGAGTGCACTCTCGGGGATAGACCAGGGCAGCTTGGCGAGCCTGAAGGTCGGCTGGGACGCGGGCAACGGCGCCGCCGGCCCCGCGCTCGAACTCCTCGCCAAGCGCCTTCCGGGTGAGCACCACCTGCTGTTCACTGAGGTCGACGGCAATTTTCCCAATCATCATCCTGATCCCACTGTCGAGGCGAACCTTGCCGACCTGCGCAGGCTTGTCGCCGAGAAGAACCTCGACTTCGGAGTGGCTTTCGACGGTGACGGCGACCGCATCGGCGCCATCGACGGTGAAGGCCGGGTGATTTGGGGTGATCAACTACTGATGATTTACGCCGAGGACCTCCTCGGAAGACTACCTAACTCCACGATTATCGCCGATGTGAAGGCCAGCCGCGCGCTGTTCGATCACGTCTCGGCTTGCGGCGGCACGCCGCTGATGTGGAAGACCGGCCACTCGCTGATTAAGTCCAAAATGAAGGAAGTTTCCTCGCCATTGGCGGGCGAGATGAGCGGGCACGTCTTCTTTGCCGACGAATATTACGGTTTCGACGACGCGCTCTATGCCGGTGTGCGCCTGCTGGCCGCCTCCGCCCGGCTGGGCAAGTCGGTGACGCAGCTGCGTGGCGAGATGCCGGACATGCTCAATACCCCGGAAATGCGCTTCCAGGTCGACGAGAGCCGCAAGTTCGCCGCCATCGACGAGGTGAAGGCGCGCCTGACCGGCGACGACGTGCCCGCCGGGACCGAGGTCAACGCCACCGACGGCGTGCGCGTGAACACGCCCGACGGCTGGTGGCTGCTGCGCGCCTCCAACACGCAGGACGTGCTGGTCGCGCGCGCCGAGAGCGACAGTGAGGACGGGCTGGAACGGCTGATGGCTCAGATCGACGAGCAACTGGCGCTGAGTGGCCTCGAACGCGGCGAGAGCGTCGGTCACTAG
- a CDS encoding division plane positioning ATPase MipZ — protein sequence MTAPHRIVFANEKGGTGKSTTAVHVAVALAYQGAKVAALDLDTRQKTFFRYCENRAETQRRRGITLPGPVFDTCHGDTIEALEEEAARIGEDVDFLLFDTPGRDDPFARHVAASADTLVTPMNDSFVDFDLIGHVDAESFKVRKLSFYAELIWEARIKRSRATLEEQRREMDWVVVRNRTGYTDARNQRRIDEALTELSKRVGFRVSHGLSERVIYRELFPSGLTLLDKGHLGELGTSHLVARQELRSLIANLHLPMPVVRENASVSATQPAVEPA from the coding sequence CGGATTGTCTTCGCCAACGAAAAGGGCGGCACCGGCAAATCTACGACAGCGGTGCACGTGGCCGTCGCGCTGGCCTACCAGGGGGCGAAGGTCGCCGCGCTCGACCTCGACACGCGGCAGAAGACCTTCTTCCGCTATTGCGAGAACCGCGCCGAGACTCAGCGCCGCCGCGGCATCACCCTGCCCGGCCCGGTATTCGACACCTGCCACGGCGACACGATCGAGGCGCTGGAGGAAGAGGCCGCCCGCATCGGCGAGGATGTCGACTTCCTGCTGTTCGATACGCCAGGCCGTGACGATCCCTTTGCCCGCCATGTCGCCGCCAGCGCCGATACGCTGGTGACCCCGATGAACGACAGCTTCGTCGATTTCGACCTGATCGGCCATGTGGACGCGGAAAGCTTCAAGGTGCGCAAGCTGTCCTTCTATGCCGAACTGATCTGGGAAGCGCGGATCAAGCGCAGCCGCGCGACGCTGGAAGAACAGCGGCGCGAGATGGACTGGGTCGTGGTGCGCAACCGCACCGGCTATACCGATGCACGCAACCAGCGCCGCATCGACGAGGCGCTGACCGAGCTTTCCAAGCGGGTGGGCTTTCGCGTCTCGCACGGCCTGTCCGAACGCGTGATCTATCGTGAACTGTTCCCCTCCGGGCTGACGCTGCTCGATAAAGGGCACCTGGGCGAACTTGGCACCAGCCACCTCGTCGCCCGGCAGGAATTGCGCAGCCTGATCGCCAACCTCCACCTGCCGATGCCGGTGGTGCGCGAGAATGCATCCGTGTCGGCGACGCAACCCGCCGTGGAGCCTGCCTGA